One segment of Ancylothrix sp. D3o DNA contains the following:
- the cphA gene encoding cyanophycin synthetase, producing MKILKILTLRGPNYWSIRRHKLIIMRLDLENLANSPTNQIPGFYEGLIESLPSIVEHFCSPGCRGGFLQRVHEGTMMGHVVEHVALALQELAGMDVGFGRTRETSTPGTYQVVFEYLDEQAGRYAARAAVRLCQSIVDTGHYSVSEVEQDIQDLKELWAEAALGPSTETIVKEAEIRGIPWMPLSARSMIQLGYGSYGKRIQATLTNFTGILGVELACDKEGTKTILRSAGVPVPRGTVIRYLDELEDAISDVGGFPIVLKPLDGNHGRGITININDLKQAEDAYDMASAASKTRSVIVERYYTGRDHRVLVVNGKLVAVAERVPAHVIGNGKSTIQELIEETNRDPNRGDGHANVLTKIVVDRTSEQLLQQKGYTLETILPHGEVFYLRATANLSTGGIAIDRTDEIHPENIWIAQRVAKIIGLDICGLDIVTSDISLPLRETNGVIVEVNAAPGFRMHVCPSKGLPRNVAGPVLEMLFPPGTPHRVPILAVTGTNGKTTTTRLLAHIYRQTGQVVGYTTTDGTYIGDYLVEKGDNTGPQSAQLILQDPTVQVAVLETARGGILRSGLAFDHCDVGVVLNVSADHLGLGDIDTIEQMSNVKAVLAEAVAPAGYAILNADDPLVSQMAKKVKGQIAYFSMNPNNSLIQEHIHKNGLAAVYENGYLSILKGDWTLRIEKAENVPLTLKGMAPFQIANCLAACLAAYSQGVQIEYIRAALASFTSSAAQTPGRMNLFDLGKFHVLVDYAHNAASYEAVGGFVRNWPGEKIGVVGGPGDRRDEDFVALGKLAAEIFDRVVVKEDDDTRGRPRGDAARLICEGIVATKPDCRYESILNETEAVNKTLDSAPAGSLVVILPETVSRAIGWIEARSPVGENTVSVAVSPQNVSVPVVNKA from the coding sequence ATGAAAATACTTAAAATCCTGACGTTACGCGGCCCCAATTACTGGAGCATCCGCCGGCATAAGTTAATTATTATGCGTCTTGATTTGGAAAATTTGGCAAACTCACCGACAAATCAAATACCCGGCTTTTATGAAGGCTTAATCGAATCTCTCCCCAGTATAGTTGAACACTTCTGCTCGCCTGGGTGTCGCGGCGGCTTCCTGCAACGGGTGCACGAAGGCACCATGATGGGTCATGTCGTTGAGCACGTTGCCCTGGCTTTACAAGAGTTGGCAGGGATGGATGTGGGTTTTGGTCGCACCCGCGAAACTTCTACGCCTGGCACCTATCAAGTTGTGTTTGAATATCTCGATGAACAAGCGGGCCGGTATGCAGCGCGTGCAGCGGTTCGTCTTTGTCAAAGTATTGTTGATACCGGCCACTACTCAGTGTCGGAAGTTGAGCAAGATATCCAAGACCTTAAGGAACTTTGGGCCGAGGCTGCTTTAGGGCCAAGTACGGAAACAATTGTTAAAGAAGCGGAAATTCGAGGCATTCCCTGGATGCCCCTCAGCGCTCGCTCGATGATTCAGTTGGGCTATGGTTCTTACGGCAAGCGCATTCAAGCTACTCTGACTAATTTTACCGGCATCCTAGGGGTGGAGTTGGCTTGCGATAAGGAAGGTACAAAAACTATTCTCCGCAGTGCGGGTGTGCCGGTGCCTCGCGGAACGGTAATTCGCTATTTGGATGAGTTGGAAGATGCTATCTCTGATGTCGGCGGTTTCCCGATTGTCCTTAAACCGCTTGACGGCAATCATGGGCGTGGCATTACTATCAATATTAATGACCTTAAACAGGCTGAAGATGCTTATGATATGGCTTCGGCTGCTTCTAAAACTCGCTCGGTGATTGTGGAACGCTACTATACTGGCCGTGACCACCGGGTTTTGGTGGTGAATGGTAAATTGGTGGCGGTGGCGGAACGGGTGCCGGCTCACGTCATCGGTAATGGCAAATCAACTATACAAGAATTAATAGAAGAAACTAACCGTGATCCGAACCGAGGCGACGGTCATGCTAATGTTCTTACCAAAATAGTTGTAGACCGCACCTCTGAGCAATTACTGCAACAAAAAGGCTATACCCTCGAAACAATTTTGCCTCATGGGGAAGTTTTTTATCTCCGCGCAACGGCCAACCTCAGCACCGGCGGCATAGCTATCGACCGCACTGATGAAATTCACCCGGAAAATATCTGGATTGCTCAGCGGGTTGCTAAAATTATTGGCCTTGATATTTGTGGGTTGGATATAGTAACTTCTGACATTTCTCTTCCGCTGCGGGAAACCAACGGGGTGATCGTTGAGGTGAATGCTGCACCGGGTTTCCGGATGCACGTTTGTCCTAGTAAGGGTTTGCCTCGCAATGTGGCTGGGCCGGTTTTGGAGATGCTTTTCCCCCCCGGAACTCCTCACCGTGTGCCGATTTTGGCTGTCACCGGCACGAATGGTAAAACTACTACGACTCGTTTACTGGCCCATATTTACCGTCAAACCGGCCAAGTTGTGGGCTATACGACAACGGATGGTACTTATATTGGCGATTATTTGGTGGAAAAAGGCGATAACACCGGCCCTCAATCTGCTCAATTAATTTTGCAAGACCCGACGGTTCAAGTGGCTGTTTTGGAAACGGCGCGAGGCGGTATTTTGCGGTCGGGTTTGGCTTTTGACCATTGTGATGTTGGGGTGGTTTTGAATGTTTCCGCTGACCATTTGGGTCTGGGGGATATTGATACTATTGAGCAAATGTCAAATGTGAAGGCGGTTTTGGCGGAGGCTGTGGCACCGGCCGGTTATGCGATCCTCAATGCTGATGACCCGCTGGTATCACAAATGGCTAAAAAAGTCAAGGGTCAAATTGCTTATTTTTCGATGAATCCGAATAACAGTTTGATTCAGGAACATATTCATAAAAATGGCTTGGCGGCTGTTTATGAAAATGGGTATTTATCGATTTTGAAGGGCGACTGGACGCTGCGTATTGAAAAGGCGGAAAATGTGCCTTTGACGTTGAAGGGAATGGCGCCTTTTCAAATTGCGAATTGTTTAGCTGCTTGTTTGGCTGCTTATTCGCAAGGGGTGCAAATTGAGTATATCCGTGCTGCTTTGGCTTCGTTTACTTCGAGTGCGGCGCAAACACCGGGGCGGATGAATTTGTTTGATTTGGGCAAGTTTCATGTTTTGGTGGATTATGCCCATAATGCGGCCAGTTATGAGGCTGTGGGGGGTTTTGTCCGCAATTGGCCCGGTGAAAAAATTGGCGTTGTTGGAGGGCCAGGGGATCGCCGTGATGAGGATTTTGTGGCTTTAGGGAAGTTGGCGGCGGAGATTTTTGACCGCGTGGTTGTGAAAGAGGATGATGATACACGGGGTCGTCCGCGTGGTGATGCGGCGCGGTTGATTTGTGAGGGAATTGTGGCGACTAAACCTGATTGCCGGTATGAGTCGATTTTGAATGAAACGGAGGCGGTGAATAAAACGCTGGATTCTGCACCGGCGGGTAGTTTGGTGGTGATTTTGCCGGAAACGGTGAGTCGTGCTATTGGTTGGATTGAGGCGCGGAGTCCGGTGGGGGAAAATACGGTTTCTGTTGCTGTCAGTCCGCAGAATGTCTCGGTGCCGGTGGTTAATAAGGCTTGA
- a CDS encoding DUF1517 domain-containing protein — MFKLKFLSAAVVCFLVLGDIGFFAPRNGGKWLQLSVAEARSGGGRSRGGSFSRPSSNRPSSSPSRSSGSSSGYSPSRPAGSSYNPPRDSAPSAPPRSSGNTGGRARGGDWDRRPTVTPVPVPNYPSRGGGYSPNYPPSQPYPYNPPRYPSGGGTTVIVPVPVPQPQPRYYPYPAQPPYYPSQPVPAQTPYYPSGGSVAQPVPPSYPAGGDYRSGRSSNNGGLWSFLLFLLICGGILLIAWMILSKKNRHSPQSELDNDIVTVTKLQVALLAEARHIQAELSDLAVNSDLETAEGLTQFLQESALALLRSPEYWSHVLCTSQTVKSREEAQQVFEQFSIKERSNFSAETLSNVGGYVQRRSPAPVDGDEGPAAYIVVTFLVGTADDKPLFDKIYSAEHLRAVLTRLAGITSDYLFVFELLWSPQEATDTLTYDELLTEYADMIQI; from the coding sequence ATGTTTAAGTTAAAGTTTTTGTCGGCTGCGGTTGTTTGTTTTTTAGTGCTGGGGGATATCGGTTTTTTTGCACCTAGAAATGGGGGGAAATGGTTGCAGCTAAGTGTGGCAGAGGCGAGAAGCGGGGGGGGGAGGTCGCGGGGGGGTTCTTTTTCCCGACCAAGTTCTAACCGGCCTTCTTCAAGTCCCTCTCGTTCGAGTGGCAGTTCATCGGGTTATTCTCCTAGCAGACCGGCTGGTTCTAGTTATAATCCGCCAAGAGATAGCGCTCCAAGTGCGCCACCACGATCTTCGGGAAATACGGGCGGACGGGCTAGAGGAGGTGACTGGGATAGACGGCCAACGGTGACGCCGGTGCCGGTGCCGAATTATCCAAGTCGGGGAGGCGGTTACAGTCCAAATTATCCGCCATCTCAGCCATATCCTTATAATCCGCCGCGTTATCCGAGTGGTGGGGGGACGACGGTGATTGTGCCGGTGCCGGTGCCGCAACCTCAACCGCGTTATTATCCTTATCCGGCTCAACCGCCTTATTATCCTTCGCAACCGGTGCCGGCTCAAACGCCTTATTATCCTTCCGGTGGGTCGGTTGCTCAGCCGGTGCCTCCTTCCTATCCAGCCGGTGGCGATTATCGTTCGGGCCGGTCGTCAAATAATGGGGGGTTGTGGAGCTTTTTATTGTTTTTGTTGATTTGTGGTGGAATTTTATTGATTGCTTGGATGATTTTATCGAAGAAAAATAGACATTCACCGCAATCAGAATTAGACAATGATATTGTGACGGTGACTAAGTTACAAGTCGCATTGCTTGCAGAGGCGCGTCACATTCAAGCCGAGTTATCTGATTTGGCGGTAAATTCCGATTTGGAAACAGCGGAAGGGTTAACACAATTTTTGCAAGAATCGGCTTTAGCTTTGTTGCGTTCTCCTGAATATTGGAGTCATGTTTTATGCACTTCCCAAACGGTGAAGAGTCGGGAAGAGGCGCAACAAGTTTTTGAGCAGTTTTCTATTAAAGAACGCAGTAATTTTAGTGCAGAAACCTTGTCTAATGTGGGAGGTTATGTACAGAGACGTTCACCGGCGCCGGTGGATGGTGATGAGGGGCCGGCGGCTTATATTGTGGTGACTTTTTTGGTAGGAACGGCGGATGATAAACCGCTGTTTGATAAGATTTATTCCGCTGAACATTTGCGCGCTGTTTTGACGAGGTTGGCGGGAATAACTTCGGATTATTTGTTTGTGTTTGAGTTGCTGTGGAGTCCGCAAGAAGCAACCGATACTCTGACGTATGATGAGTTGCTGACGGAATATGCGGATATGATTCAGATTTAG
- the tatA gene encoding twin-arginine translocase TatA/TatE family subunit: MFGLGWPEVAIIAGVALLIFGPKKIPELGKSLGKTMRGFKDELQNPPDNESSEKPDDNNN; encoded by the coding sequence CCTGAAGTTGCGATAATTGCCGGTGTAGCCCTACTTATTTTCGGCCCCAAAAAAATCCCCGAACTTGGTAAAAGTTTGGGGAAAACCATGCGAGGATTTAAAGACGAATTGCAAAACCCCCCTGATAACGAATCCTCAGAAAAACCAGACGATAACAATAATTAA
- the ispF gene encoding 2-C-methyl-D-erythritol 2,4-cyclodiphosphate synthase, protein MNIRIGNGYDIHRLVEGRRLILGGVEIEHSLGLLGHSDADVLTHAIMDAMLGALSLGDIGHYFPPSDEKWAGADSLMLLSQVNNLIIGRGWQVSNIDAVVVAERPKLKPHIGAMRDKIAGILGVEAEQVGVKATTNEKLGPEGREEGISAYAVALLTREK, encoded by the coding sequence ATGAATATTCGGATTGGTAATGGCTATGATATCCACCGGCTTGTGGAGGGGCGCCGGTTGATTTTAGGTGGGGTAGAAATTGAGCATTCTTTAGGTTTGTTAGGGCATAGCGATGCGGATGTTTTGACTCATGCGATTATGGATGCTATGTTGGGCGCTTTGAGTTTAGGCGATATTGGTCATTATTTCCCCCCCTCGGATGAAAAATGGGCCGGTGCTGATAGTTTGATGTTGCTTTCTCAGGTGAATAATTTAATTATTGGGCGGGGATGGCAGGTTAGTAATATTGATGCGGTGGTGGTGGCGGAACGTCCGAAATTAAAGCCGCATATTGGCGCGATGCGGGATAAAATTGCGGGAATTTTAGGGGTGGAAGCGGAGCAAGTTGGGGTGAAAGCGACGACGAATGAAAAGTTAGGGCCAGAGGGAAGAGAGGAGGGAATTTCTGCTTATGCGGTGGCTTTGTTGACGAGGGAAAAGTAG
- a CDS encoding cyanophycinase, protein MLQLESQPIEPRMPQPTKSAIMVIGGAEDKVHGREILHTFFTRAGAADAQIAIIPCASREPAAIGQRYTAIFEEMGAKAIQVLDIRERSQGEDPIWQDYLEAATGVFMTGGDQLRLCSLLADTPLMEKIRLQVQLGQIVLAGTSAGAAVMGHHMIAGGGSGESPNRSLVDMATGLGIIPEVIVDQHFQNRNRMARLLSAVASHPDRMGIGIDEDTCAMFERDGLISVIGKGTVTIIDTSEMSHTNYPYVEATDPLSLFNLRLHLLCHGDCYDRPNRKIVHPPRQS, encoded by the coding sequence ATGCTGCAATTAGAATCTCAACCGATAGAACCCAGGATGCCCCAACCAACCAAATCAGCCATCATGGTGATTGGCGGAGCAGAAGACAAAGTACACGGACGCGAAATCCTACATACGTTTTTTACTCGCGCCGGCGCTGCGGATGCCCAAATAGCAATTATCCCCTGCGCCTCCCGCGAACCCGCCGCCATAGGTCAGCGCTATACTGCTATTTTTGAAGAAATGGGCGCAAAAGCCATACAGGTACTCGACATCCGCGAACGCTCCCAAGGCGAAGACCCCATCTGGCAAGACTACCTAGAAGCGGCAACCGGCGTTTTTATGACCGGCGGCGATCAACTGCGCCTTTGTTCCCTCCTTGCAGACACCCCTTTAATGGAAAAAATTCGCCTGCAAGTCCAACTCGGACAAATCGTTCTTGCCGGTACCAGCGCCGGTGCCGCAGTCATGGGCCATCACATGATCGCCGGTGGCGGTAGTGGCGAATCTCCTAACCGTTCCCTCGTTGATATGGCAACCGGCCTCGGCATCATTCCCGAAGTCATTGTTGACCAACACTTCCAAAATCGCAACCGGATGGCTCGTCTCCTCTCCGCTGTTGCCTCTCACCCGGATAGAATGGGCATCGGTATCGATGAAGACACCTGTGCAATGTTTGAACGAGACGGCCTGATCTCTGTTATCGGCAAAGGCACCGTCACCATCATCGACACGAGCGAAATGTCTCACACTAATTACCCCTACGTCGAAGCTACAGACCCCCTGAGCTTGTTTAACCTCCGCCTTCACCTTTTGTGTCACGGCGACTGTTACGACCGGCCCAATCGAAAAATAGTTCACCCCCCCCGGCAGTCTTAG
- a CDS encoding ABC transporter substrate-binding protein → MPLGLFLVILVFLVIGLSGCSGSFLKQPTARGSQLVTAILSDPKTFNWALVQEFPNVFLITYEGLTSENSVTGKIEPALAESWEVSKDKKRIVFTLRENLKWSDGQPLTADDVVFTYNDVVFNKEIPTDARDSLKVGKRGLFPAVKKLDRRRVEFRFPEAFSPFFRTTTGPASDGVAILPKHALEKSIKTKNAEGKLQFLSTWAVDTDPDKIVVNGPYKMESYLTSQRLVFRRNPYYWRKDEKGNQLPKIERIIWQITDNMDTQLLRFRSQDLDTTDGWGRMRPEDFPLLKREEKRGNFRIYTAGPRPGTTFIAFNLNKGRRDGKFLVDPVKSGWFNTVEFRQAIAYGIDRQTIINNSLRGLGELQNSPISVQSPYYISPKEGLKLYNYNVEKSKELLRQAGFKYNEKGELFDKAGNRVRFTLITNAENQTRVGMGAQIKQNLSKIGIQVDFNPMAFNSVVDKLTNTLDWECYLLGFTGGIEPHTGANVWLTDGGLHSFNQKPLADQGIEGREIAPWEQKIEDLYIQGSQEFDEAKRKAIYAETQQLTQEYLPMIYLVNPYSMTAIRNNIEGVKYSSLGGAFWNIYNLKISNNPQ, encoded by the coding sequence TTGCCCCTAGGGTTGTTTTTAGTAATTTTAGTTTTTTTGGTGATAGGTTTGTCGGGGTGCAGCGGGTCTTTTTTAAAACAGCCGACTGCTAGGGGTTCGCAATTGGTAACGGCTATTTTAAGTGACCCAAAAACGTTTAATTGGGCGTTGGTGCAAGAATTTCCTAATGTGTTTTTGATTACTTATGAAGGGTTAACAAGTGAAAATAGCGTTACAGGAAAAATTGAGCCTGCTTTAGCGGAATCTTGGGAAGTTTCTAAGGACAAAAAGCGCATTGTTTTTACTTTGAGAGAAAATTTGAAATGGTCGGATGGTCAACCGCTGACGGCGGATGATGTGGTGTTTACTTACAATGATGTGGTTTTTAATAAAGAGATTCCAACGGATGCGAGAGATAGTTTAAAGGTGGGTAAACGAGGTTTATTTCCGGCGGTGAAGAAGCTAGATAGGCGCAGGGTGGAGTTTAGGTTTCCTGAAGCTTTTTCGCCGTTTTTTCGCACAACAACAGGGCCGGCTTCTGATGGGGTGGCTATTTTACCAAAACACGCTCTTGAAAAGTCGATTAAAACTAAAAATGCGGAGGGAAAACTGCAATTTTTATCAACTTGGGCGGTGGATACTGATCCAGATAAAATTGTGGTGAATGGCCCTTATAAGATGGAAAGTTATTTAACGAGTCAGCGGTTGGTATTTCGGCGAAATCCCTATTACTGGCGCAAGGATGAAAAGGGAAATCAATTGCCAAAGATTGAGAGAATTATTTGGCAAATTACCGATAATATGGATACGCAACTTTTGCGTTTTCGTTCACAAGATTTAGATACAACAGATGGCTGGGGAAGGATGCGACCGGAAGATTTTCCGCTATTAAAAAGAGAAGAAAAACGAGGCAATTTTAGAATTTATACGGCGGGCCCGCGTCCGGGGACAACATTTATTGCTTTTAATTTAAATAAGGGACGTAGAGATGGGAAATTTTTGGTTGATCCGGTTAAGTCGGGTTGGTTTAATACTGTTGAATTTAGACAGGCGATTGCTTATGGAATTGACCGGCAAACGATCATAAATAATAGTTTAAGGGGGTTAGGTGAGTTGCAAAATTCGCCGATTTCGGTGCAAAGCCCTTATTATATTTCTCCAAAAGAAGGCTTAAAACTTTATAATTATAATGTTGAAAAGTCGAAGGAGTTATTGAGGCAGGCCGGTTTCAAATATAATGAAAAAGGCGAGTTATTTGATAAAGCGGGCAACCGTGTTCGTTTTACGCTGATTACGAATGCAGAAAACCAAACTCGTGTAGGAATGGGGGCACAAATTAAACAAAATTTGAGTAAAATTGGCATACAAGTTGATTTTAACCCAATGGCTTTTAATAGCGTTGTGGATAAGCTGACAAATACGCTTGATTGGGAGTGTTATTTGTTAGGATTCACCGGCGGAATTGAACCCCACACCGGCGCGAATGTGTGGCTGACAGATGGGGGTTTGCATAGCTTTAATCAAAAACCGCTGGCTGATCAAGGTATAGAAGGCAGAGAAATTGCCCCTTGGGAGCAAAAAATTGAAGATTTGTATATTCAAGGATCACAAGAATTTGATGAAGCAAAAAGAAAAGCCATTTATGCCGAAACACAACAATTAACCCAAGAATATCTGCCAATGATTTATCTAGTAAATCCTTATTCAATGACAGCAATTCGCAACAATATTGAAGGCGTAAAATATTCCTCCTTGGGAGGAGCATTTTGGAATATCTATAACCTAAAAATCTCCAATAACCCCCAATAA
- a CDS encoding ABC transporter substrate-binding protein has protein sequence MLNKRRWLAFLLAFLVAVSLGGCNGISLKSEASQVPQLVDAVLSDPKTFNYPLSQESPNVFGYIYEGLITENGLTGELEPGLAESWEIAPDKRRIVFTLRDNLKWSDGEPLTVDDVVFTYEKIYFNEKVPTDVRDILKIGKERRLPGVRKVDSRRVEFTVPEPFAPFLRYTGGLAILPKHALQEAVETTDANGNIKLLTFWGTDTDPKKIVGNGMYALEEYQTSQRVIFRRNPYYWRKDAAGKPQPYIERIVWQIVENTDTSFLQFRSGSLDTVGITPDYFSLMKKEEERGQFKIYSGGPEMSTTFVVFNLNRAKNSKGENLVDPVKSRWFNTLEFRQAVAHAIDRRKMLNNLFRGLGEEQNSPIYKQSPYYLAPEQGLKVYDYNPQKAKELLQKAGFKYNANGELFDEQGNRVRFEMLTNAGNKLREAIGAQIKQDLGAIGIQVDFSAIAFNTMINKVYNERTWDSYIGKIGGGGVEPNSGANTWTTKGGLHAFNLAEQPGEPPLTGWKANDWELEIERLYIQGASELDEAKRKKIYQESQRITQENLPFIYLVNPLSMEAVRDRVQGLNFSALGGAFWNLYELKIAEEE, from the coding sequence ATGTTAAATAAACGGCGATGGTTGGCTTTTTTGTTGGCTTTTTTGGTGGCGGTTTCTCTGGGCGGATGTAATGGAATTAGTTTAAAATCGGAGGCTTCACAAGTACCGCAGTTAGTTGATGCAGTGCTGAGTGATCCGAAGACTTTTAATTATCCGCTTTCTCAAGAGTCGCCTAATGTTTTTGGTTACATTTATGAGGGTTTGATTACAGAAAATGGCTTAACTGGTGAGCTTGAGCCGGGGTTGGCGGAGTCTTGGGAAATTGCCCCAGATAAGAGACGAATTGTGTTTACTTTGCGGGATAATCTTAAGTGGTCGGATGGGGAACCGCTGACTGTTGATGATGTAGTTTTTACTTACGAAAAAATTTATTTTAATGAGAAAGTTCCGACGGATGTTAGAGATATTTTGAAAATCGGAAAAGAGCGCAGGTTGCCTGGTGTAAGAAAAGTTGATAGTCGCCGGGTTGAGTTTACGGTACCTGAACCGTTTGCACCTTTTTTGCGTTATACCGGCGGGTTAGCAATTTTGCCAAAACACGCTTTACAAGAGGCTGTCGAAACGACAGATGCGAATGGAAATATTAAGTTATTAACTTTTTGGGGAACGGATACAGATCCGAAAAAAATTGTCGGCAATGGGATGTATGCTTTGGAGGAGTACCAAACAAGTCAGCGGGTAATTTTTCGGCGTAATCCCTATTATTGGCGTAAGGATGCGGCGGGAAAACCTCAACCTTATATCGAGCGAATTGTTTGGCAAATTGTTGAAAATACGGATACATCTTTTTTACAGTTTCGGTCGGGAAGTTTAGATACGGTTGGCATTACGCCTGACTATTTTTCTTTGATGAAAAAGGAGGAAGAAAGGGGGCAGTTTAAGATTTATTCGGGTGGCCCGGAAATGAGTACAACCTTTGTGGTTTTTAATTTAAACCGGGCGAAAAACTCTAAGGGTGAAAATTTGGTTGATCCGGTAAAGTCTCGTTGGTTTAATACGTTGGAATTTCGGCAGGCGGTGGCTCATGCGATTGATCGCCGCAAGATGTTAAATAATTTGTTTCGGGGGTTAGGAGAGGAGCAAAATTCGCCAATTTATAAGCAAAGTCCTTATTATTTAGCGCCGGAACAAGGGCTGAAAGTTTATGATTATAACCCCCAAAAGGCGAAGGAGTTGCTGCAAAAAGCTGGGTTTAAATATAACGCGAATGGGGAGCTTTTTGATGAGCAAGGAAATCGAGTTAGGTTTGAAATGTTGACGAATGCTGGGAATAAGTTAAGGGAGGCAATTGGGGCTCAAATTAAACAAGATTTGGGGGCAATTGGCATTCAAGTTGATTTTAGTGCGATTGCGTTTAATACGATGATTAATAAGGTGTATAATGAGCGGACATGGGATAGTTATATTGGCAAAATAGGCGGTGGTGGAGTTGAGCCGAATAGTGGGGCAAATACTTGGACAACGAAGGGCGGTTTGCACGCTTTTAATTTGGCAGAGCAGCCTGGAGAACCGCCTTTAACGGGTTGGAAAGCGAATGATTGGGAGTTGGAAATTGAACGGCTTTATATCCAGGGTGCGAGCGAATTAGATGAGGCAAAACGCAAGAAAATTTACCAGGAATCTCAGCGCATTACTCAAGAAAATTTGCCGTTTATTTATTTAGTAAATCCTCTGTCTATGGAGGCTGTGAGGGATCGTGTTCAAGGGCTGAATTTTTCTGCTTTAGGTGGGGCTTTTTGGAATTTATATGAGCTTAAAATTGCGGAAGAGGAGTAA
- the larB gene encoding nickel pincer cofactor biosynthesis protein LarB translates to MDSETLKNLLQSVAKGNITPEIAAEKLKHFDYENVGDFAKIDNHRSLRTGFPEVIWGPGKTPTQIAQIMENMRQNYPVVMATRIEAQVFAELDEKLPGLFYYPEARICATAPAPLEPKYEGVIGILSAGTADLPVAEEAACTASLCGFEVLRLWDVGVSGIHRLLSNRHVIAAADVLIVVAGMEGALPSVVGGMADCPVIGVPTSVGYGASFGGVAPLLTMLNSCAAGVGVVNIDNGFGAAMLAGQILRTALRVGRREGGF, encoded by the coding sequence ATGGACTCAGAAACCTTAAAAAACCTCCTTCAATCAGTTGCAAAAGGCAACATAACCCCAGAAATAGCAGCCGAAAAATTAAAGCATTTTGATTATGAAAACGTCGGAGATTTTGCCAAAATAGATAATCACAGAAGTTTGCGAACCGGCTTCCCAGAGGTAATTTGGGGCCCCGGAAAAACGCCGACTCAAATTGCTCAAATTATGGAAAATATGCGCCAGAATTATCCGGTGGTGATGGCGACGCGCATAGAAGCCCAAGTTTTTGCTGAGTTAGATGAAAAACTTCCTGGTTTATTCTATTACCCAGAAGCGCGGATTTGTGCGACGGCACCGGCACCTTTAGAGCCAAAATATGAGGGTGTAATTGGCATTTTATCTGCTGGTACTGCCGACTTGCCGGTGGCGGAGGAGGCGGCTTGTACAGCTTCCCTTTGTGGTTTTGAGGTGTTACGTTTGTGGGATGTTGGAGTGTCAGGAATTCACCGGCTTTTAAGCAATCGTCATGTAATTGCGGCGGCGGATGTTTTAATTGTTGTAGCGGGGATGGAAGGTGCTTTGCCAAGTGTGGTAGGGGGAATGGCAGATTGTCCTGTGATTGGCGTTCCTACAAGTGTTGGTTATGGGGCAAGTTTTGGGGGTGTGGCGCCGCTTTTAACGATGCTGAATTCTTGTGCGGCGGGGGTGGGAGTTGTTAATATTGATAATGGTTTTGGTGCGGCTATGTTGGCGGGGCAAATTTTGCGAACTGCCTTGAGGGTGGGGAGGCGAGAAGGGGGTTTTTAA
- the trmD gene encoding tRNA (guanosine(37)-N1)-methyltransferase TrmD, translating to MRFDVLTLFPDFFKSPLESGLLAKALSKKIAEIFLTNPREFATDKHRRVDDEPYGGGVGMVLKPEPIFAAMESVPMVGRREVIYLTPQGERMQQGMFRDLAENFDQLVLLCGHYEGVDERVMSLVSREVSLGDFVLTGGEIPALTLINGVVRLLPGTVGKADSLKYESFENGLLDYPHYTRPPVFRGLKVPDVLLSGNHGEIERWRYQQQLERTRLRRPDLLDG from the coding sequence ATGAGATTTGATGTCCTTACATTGTTTCCAGATTTCTTTAAATCGCCTTTAGAGTCTGGGTTATTGGCAAAGGCTTTAAGTAAGAAAATTGCCGAAATTTTTTTAACTAATCCCCGTGAATTTGCCACAGATAAACATCGGCGTGTGGATGATGAGCCCTATGGGGGTGGGGTAGGGATGGTTCTAAAACCGGAACCGATTTTTGCCGCGATGGAGTCGGTGCCGATGGTGGGCCGGCGAGAGGTGATTTATTTAACACCCCAGGGAGAGCGGATGCAGCAGGGGATGTTTCGGGATCTCGCAGAGAATTTTGACCAGCTTGTTTTGCTTTGTGGTCATTATGAGGGAGTGGATGAGCGGGTGATGAGTTTGGTGTCTCGTGAGGTGTCTTTGGGAGATTTTGTTTTAACGGGAGGTGAAATTCCGGCCCTGACTTTAATTAATGGGGTGGTTCGTTTGCTGCCGGGAACCGTAGGTAAGGCGGATTCTTTAAAGTATGAGAGTTTTGAAAATGGTTTGTTAGATTATCCGCACTATACTCGTCCGCCGGTGTTCCGAGGGTTGAAAGTGCCGGATGTTTTGCTTTCGGGAAATCATGGGGAAATTGAGCGCTGGCGTTATCAGCAGCAACTTGAACGAACTCGCCTCCGCCGGCCTGATTTGTTGGATGGTTAA